ATACAGGTAACACAATCAAAATGCTCGAGGCAGACCTGTTTGCTTATATGAATGATAGTGATGAAGAGGATCAAAGACCTAATTATAGTTCTGATGATGAATTCATTGATAATGCGAATGAAGATCACTTTGTAGATAAGGATGATTTGgataataacattaatgttGAGGTAttctaattaaacatttatataaactatgtaagattgtatttaaactttacttgttgaagtataaaaaaaaacagtctgtGAATTTCTTACTGCCCACCTTTTGCTGGATATATGATTGCTGGATCTACATATAGCAggcttaaacataatattttcacatcttataagatgaattatagacaccaATTAAATACATGAAGTGGTTGTCAGTGGGGCTTGCATGTATTTAAATCACAATCTCCAGGAATGGCACAGGCCATCTTAACATTCAcactcataaaaaatatagaaattaaaaaaaaattgtatgcataaaaatcaaagtaacatatttgtaaattgCTCAAaggtataaataagtaaattttataaataactagcctataaacatatatatataacaaatagtcacttgttattatataactatataaaatttttttcttttccagTTTCATCGAAATGCAGTGACAGCGCTTAATCAATGCCCAACACTAAAAGCAAGAAAACTTTGTGTGTTTAATTTAGACTATAAGTTACATCACAGTGATCATTACGACATTGGTGGAACATACAGTAAGCAAAATCCTAATTTGTGGTTTTACTGTACAACAACAGTATGTCCAGGTGGAAATtatcttttgaatatatttgtgtGTCACCGGAACACAGGTTCATTCAAAATCAGCATAAGCGACATCGAGACACATATCCAGATGAAAGACTTGAcagtattttcaaaatatttactattgccaaataaattgatatcaaaAACATTTAGATCGTCTCAAGCAGATAagaatcattatataaaatcattttgctTTACAAAAGAAGTTGTTGATAATCTTCACAAAACTCTTAGTATTCCAATTGAAATTGAACTTAAGCCAAAATGTCCAGTCGATAAAGATTTCTTAAGAAAAATTAAGTTGAAACATTGCTTGTCTGGTATGTTTCAAAGGCAAGAAAATACCGACTTTATTCTAGAATCTAAGAGTGGAAACAAGTTTGATGTCCACAAAATACTTCTAGCAACACATAgcaatgttttaaaagaaattatcaaaaaatcaGAATCAAACTGCGCTGTTGTTGATATGAATGATGATGAAATTGAAGTGTTGCTTGAATACCTGTATTCAGTTTCAGAAAAATCTGTTGTagatgaaaatagttttaaatttttagatgTAGCCTACAGATTCAAACTTGAAAATCTTATTCCATTGAAGCAAAGTGAGATCATccaaaaattaactattaaaaatgcaaTAGAGGTAGCTGTACTTACAGAGAAATACAAACTAGAAAGTATACAAAAAATTGTATtcgaatttattaagaaaaacccAGAAGTACTTGAAACTGAAGGctggaaaaatttaaatgatgtgGTTCTAACAAAAAAGTTGTTTAacatatgtaaacaaaaataaatagtttaagttaTAGAATACtctaaatattcatttgaattattaagaaaattgtttttatattttatttattgttattaaaaaaaaaacttatgtaaaCTATTGTAACATCTTTAATGTTAtgaaatacaattgaaatactatttctatacttctttttattttatcatgttGAGATTTTTTCTGTCTATCACCTTGCTTTACGTTAGctcattctttttaattttgtttttgaatgcaCACAATTACACACAGATACATTAACGACAGAATTATAGGCCTGTTTATCTGTTCGTAAGTACGAAGGCGTGCGACTgcacgttaaattatcggcgcgcattaacaaatataacctaatttgattttattttgccTTCTTTATTCCAACATTAGTAACCTACCCCGCCTTCGCtagggtgcaatttattaataaagaaaattgtatgatattaatataactgtACCCTAGCACTGAGGAAAAATGAAGGTTTCTGCTACttagatgtttttatttgtatcattggttccggagattacccctacatataaacatattgtacctctttataatatcaattactCATTTCATGCACTCTAAGATATCCTGTAAGCACAAGAGTCATTCATCTATTGCAAGCGATAATTTATCAGTTGAATCAGTTGGGACAGAAAATCTCACATGACTGGAAAGGTTTCAGGTGCATGACCAAGCTTTTAGTGCTTTCCAAGGCACTGGATTATAAGCACAGCCAACTCTCGGCTACTATTGAGAATTTCTCGACGGAATATCGACCAGGAGTTTGAACCCGTGGCCATAGGATTGTCTTACTATATGCGTATAACAAGTCTTACTAGGCATACGCACTACACCTGCTGATTATGATGATATCCTTATTCTCAACAGTCGGCTGAATATTTTCGGAGAGCTACTTTTATTATGGCCATACTGTGCCTATAAGGTAGTAAgtcttattaaaaatctttatattatattatattatattatattatattatattatattatattatattatattatattatattatattatattatattatattatattatattatattatattatattatattatgttgccACAATAATGCCACCTTCAGTACCGCGAAGCATAATGGAAATATACCAGATCTTCTAAAAGATAATATACCTACCAATCTTTGCCGatgtttctataattttattttattcttaattagtaaaatatcatCAAACAACACTTAATGGGCAAAACTTAATGCACTTCTTGAAGTTTTCAACGAtcgattatgttttaatatcatatacattttatattttaatttatggagTACCTAACTACGTCGATTCTTGCCATTTATTTTCGATATTCTCAATTTATAATCTTAAACATGACAATTAAATACTTCTTGCAAAAGCCTTCTAAGCAAAATTATACTGTACTCTATTGAcctgaaatattttcatcaaattcgattcaataGGTTTTTTAATAGACGCGTTTTACCTGAAATAAAACGCATATTAAACTACTTACCTTATTAGAAGCTTAAATAATGAGATAGGCACTTCCGGTTCCCGTCATATTTCACCTATCTTTCTACCCAGGTATGTATGTCTCTTTCGCACTACCCTCTCTTTCCACCTGGCCTGGTGGGAAGCGCTGGTAGTAGTCAGCGACTCCCTTGTAATCATTGTCTGTAATTATGCACCAGGCAGAAATAGAAGCTAAGCTTCTAATAAGGTAAGTAGTTTAATATGCGTTTTATTTCAGGTAAAACGCGTCTATTAAAAAACCtattgaatcgaatttgatgaaaatatttcaatagggTACAGTATCATTTTGCTTAGAAGGCTCTTGCAAGAAgtatttaattgtcatttttaagattataaattgAGAATATCGAAAATAAATGGCAAGAATCGACGTAGTTAGGTActccataaattaaaatataaaatgtatatgatattaaaacataatcgaTCTTTGGAAACTTCAAGAAGTGCATTTAGTTTTGCCCATTAAGTGTTGTTTGatgatattttactaattaaaaataaaataaaattatagaaacatCGGCAAAGATTGGTAGGTATATTATCTTTTAGAAGAACTGGTATATTTCCATTATGCTTCGTGGTACTGAAGGTGGCATTATTGTGgcaacataatatacatataatataatataatataatagaagacAATATCTGTACACGAATATTATCTTTTGatgatattataacaaatagcGAAGTCAAATAATACTATTACATTGCTCCATTTTAAAAATGGTAGAAAATATTCTTATGAGTTAATTTCCATTAAtcgttttgaaaatatattatctacatgtaaaaataagaatttaacatTTTGGAAATAATATAGTTACTTATCTATGGTTATAGATCAAAGCAGTAAACTAAGGCGAAATATTGTATGTACTAATGTGTAGCACTATCTTAATATTTTGCTTGTTCTTGTTTTAACTTGCcagaaaaagtataattaatcacagataaattccaaaatttattattttttcccttTTGAGcctaattctttaaaaaaaagtctacgatatcttatttgttttgtattgtacttgtaatttttcaataaatatcatttttcgATTTATATTGTACTGGCAGAgctactaagtttttttttatttatttgattactattataaattaataagattatacgAATAAAATGAGTGAAATAACCACTGACAATGACAATATTAAAGAACGCGTGTTTACTTTTGCGGACTTTGACCATAGACAAGACACACCTACACtcacaacaaattaaaatttctccCTCATCCCGAGGTACTGTATCGTCCCGTCAAGCGTGGCTAATCAAGGCACCAAAAGGTGAggtttataatgattaaatcgtcatttatacTGTAGTTTTGATTGTTTAAATCGGtagttttgtgtatattttttgttcctcTTCCAAATTATCATGTAAACGGCGTGGAATTTTATAGTAAAGGCAAAGAAATATAGGAATGCCATTAAATTTAACCAGACTGTGTTGACTATCAGGCGTTGTGTTTTTTATAGACAATTTCAGGAACTATcggttttttttacttattaggAAAATGAGCAGCTCGGAGGAGGTATCATGGATTTCATGGTTCTGCGGCCTACGGGGAAACGAATTCTTTTGCGAAGTAAGTGCCACACAGTTTgtgttacttttattatgtgACTCCTTATTGAttcgatttataatttttaggtgGATGAAGACTACATAAACGATAAATTTAACTTGACTGGACTCAATGAGCAAGTGCCTCACTACAGGCCGGCCTTAGACATGATTTTAGATCTGGAACCTGGTAAATATTACTTAGTTTAATAGGGTTATGtttcatgttaaaataataaaaaaactcttaCATATTTTACGTgaaaatgtaatacatttaCTTGTTTTGTTGCATTTTTAGTAAGTCATAGATCTTACACAGAACATGgatgtaattatttgtaaatcattAGCTAG
This genomic window from Vanessa tameamea isolate UH-Manoa-2023 chromosome 5, ilVanTame1 primary haplotype, whole genome shotgun sequence contains:
- the LOC113404500 gene encoding uncharacterized protein LOC113404500, with translation MLEADLFAYMNDSDEEDQRPNYSSDDEFIDNANEDHFVDKDDLDNNINVEFHRNAVTALNQCPTLKARKLCVFNLDYKLHHSDHYDIGGTYSKQNPNLWFYCTTTVCPGGNYLLNIFVCHRNTGSFKISISDIETHIQMKDLTVFSKYLLLPNKLISKTFRSSQADKNHYIKSFCFTKEVVDNLHKTLSIPIEIELKPKCPVDKDFLRKIKLKHCLSGMFQRQENTDFILESKSGNKFDVHKILLATHSNVLKEIIKKSESNCAVVDMNDDEIEVLLEYLYSVSEKSVVDENSFKFLDVAYRFKLENLIPLKQSEIIQKLTIKNAIEVAVLTEKYKLESIQKIVFEFIKKNPEVLETEGWKNLNDVVLTKKLFNICKQK